The region CAGGGCTGGAGCCCTGCCGAGCCGAGCCACCTGCTTGAGGCCCACGGCTTGTTGATGGCTGGTTTGATCGACCGCCCCGGCCAGTTCCGGAGCGGTGGCGTGGGCATCTACCGGGGGGAGCAGCTTGTGCACATGGCCCCCCCCGCCAAGCGGGTCCCTGCCCTGGTGGCTGACCTGCTGGGCTGGCTCGCCGGAACCGACTGGCATCCCCTGATCGCGGGCTGCGTGGTGCACTACGAACTGGAGTTCATCCACCCCTTCCCCGACGGCAACGGCCGCCTTGGCCGACTCTGGCAGACGCTCATCCTGAGCCGCTGGAACCCGCTGCTGGCCTGGCTGCCGATCGAGGAGGTGATACGCGCCCGTCAGGAGGGCTACTACGACACCCTGGGTCAGGCCGATCAGCAAGGCGAACTGGGTCCCTTCGTCGCCTTCATGCTGGCCGCCATTCTCGACGCCCTCCTGGAGGCCATCCGGCAGCAGCCCCCCGCCGCCGCACCCGGTTCGGAGATAAGTTCGGAGATCGGTTCGGAGATCCTGCGCCTGCTGGCCGCAGAGCCGACGCTCTCGGCGCGGTTGCTGGGGGAGCGCCTCGGCATCAGCTCGCGGGCGGTCGAGAAGCACCTGGCCTCGCTTCAGCGGCTGGGCCGCTTGATTCGCCACGGCTCGCCACGCGCGGGCCGCTGGGAGGTGCGGTAGCACGCTCGGGTTTTGGTAGGCACCGCGGTCCCATTCTGGCGTGAGGGGGCTAGCTGACAGACCTCCGGGTCCGCCAGCGCCGCGAAGAACCGGGCCACCAGAGTTCGACAACTGTCCCGTTGGGGGTACGACTGAAACGGCCTCGACTGTAGATGCGAGGCCTTTGAACTGGGGCGTTTATCCGACGAGTTGGCCGCGCCAGCGCGCGTCGCGCGGGGACGGGCGGCGGTGCAGGCGTCGGTCGAGCAAGGCCCGCGCCTTCCCGGCCTCGCCACCGCGCATGTAAGCCAGCAGCAACATCTCCTCGAGCATCTCGCGCTGGGCCCCGGAGCCCCCGATCCGCGAGACGTCGCCCGCGACCGGCTCCAGCACGCGCGCGCACTCGCCGTACGCGCCCTCAGCAAAGGCCTGCGCCGCGCGGGCGATCGCCGGCACCACCGGCCCGGCCGCCAGCGTGCCCGCCGCGGCCATCTCGGCCAACGTCCGGGCGCGGCGCTCGAGGGCCTCACGATCGCGCGTAAACGCCTCGATGATCGCCATGTGGGCGTCAATGAAGCCGTGGCCGACGGCCTCCGGGTACTTCGCGACCGCGTACGCGTGCAGCTCCTGCCAGAGCGCGGCGGGGACGTCATGGCCGTAGGCGCCGAGGCGCCACAAGAAGGAGGCGCCGTCACTGATGACGTTGATGGGCATGCCCAGGGTCGCCGTCGGCCGGACACGCGCCTCGTAGAGCCGCAGCGCGGTGGGCACGTCGTCGCGTTCGAGGGCCACCAGCGCGGCATGCCACGTCAGGTGGCCGTGCAGCACACCCTCCCGGCCATAGCCGGGCAGCCAGCTGTCGACCAGCGACACGACGTCCTCGCCGGCCCCCCCCTCGTGCATCGCGTGGGCGAGGGCATGCACGCCGCTGGCGTTCTCCCGCCGGACCGCGAGGGCGCGCTCCAGCATCGACCGCCCGCGCCTGGCTTCGCCGTTCTCGGCGAGCGCCCAGCCGTGATAGGTGAGGAACCACCAGTCGTCGGCGTCGAAGTGGCCGGCGTGGCGCGCGCACAGGTCGACCAGCGCCTGGTTGTGCCCAGCCATCCCCGAGAAGGCCAGGAGCCCGAAGGGCCCCAGCAGCATGCCCAGGACCAGCACGTCCCGAGGCCAGCGGTCCGCATGGGCCAGCGCGAGGTCCCGGGCTTGCGGCGTCCGGCCGGCGATGGCGGCGTCGAGAACGGCCACGTGGCTGCGCTCCCGCTCGGTCCCGTGGCGAGCGACGAGGTCGACGGCGGAGGCGATCGCCGCCTTCGCCTCGGCGGGGCGCGCCTGGATCGTCCTTAGCCGGGCGAGCGCCGCCCAGGCGAGCGCGAAGCCGGGGTCGGCGGCGATCGCGCGCTCCAACTCCTCGCCCCCGCCGGGCCACGCCGACAGCATCAGCAACAGGCCGGCTCGGTAGCGCTCGGCGGCCGTCTCGGACCGCGTCGAAAGGGGGAGCCCGTGGTCATCGCAGTTCGTCATGAAACCTCAAGGGGGCCCTGGCGGTCAGCCTCAGGTCGCCTGCCTGCCGGCGGGGTAGGCCAGCGCCATCGCGCCGACCTCCGCTTCCAGGTCAGCCCTGGTCGCGAAGTGGTGGTAGAGGCTCGGCGTCCAGTTCGGCGCGCTGCAAGTCCGCTCTCAATGGATCGTCGCCATCAGACGCTCGGCGATCGCCAGGGCCTTGTCACGCCTGCCCATCGTACCGCTCTTCTGGTGATACGAGCTAACCAACAGGCAGGCTAGAGGTCTCCCGGGGCGCGATTCAGGACCGTACACGCCGACCAGCACGAACGGAACATGGCGGCGCTGTGCGTGGAGGTCGACGCCGGCCCGCGCGGTGGATCCGGCGGCGTCGAGGTTGAAGGATTGGGCGAAGCCGTCGACCTGCTGGCTCTCTCCGCGACCTCGCTCGTGGCCCTACCGGGAGAACTGCTCGTAGCGCCCCTCGGTTTGGTGGCGCGGCCCCTTCTGAAGTTCTTCCACGTACGCCTTGAGGTCCGCCTTGTCCTTCACGCCGTCGCCGTTGCGGTCGCCCACGTGGTACTGGCCGAGTTCTTTCTTGTCATCCTTGGCGATCTCACGGGCGGCCACCTTGTCGGCAAAGGATTCCAGGGTGTCTCCGCGCTTGAGCTGGTTTTTCATCAGGTTCAGGTCGCTGACCGTCAGGTGGGTCCAGGCTTCCGTCTTCTGTTCAACGCCGCGGGGGATGCCCTTGCCCACTTCGCTGCCTGCGTTCGTGGACATTTGCAGGACCGCGAAATTGGCCAGGATGGTCTCCTTGGCGGGGCCATCGGGCAATTTCATGACGTCGTCTTTGGACACCATCCCCGCCGTCGGGCCCTTCTTGGCGTTGGCCATCTTGATCAAGGCGTCGACCGCCTGCGCTTCGGTTTGCGCGGCGGGTTCGGCGCCGGGCAGGGTGATCGCGTCGATGGAGGGCTTGGGGCTGGCGTTCTGACTCTTCAGGGCCGCCTGAGCCTTATCGGTCAGGGCGGTTTGCTGGGCTAGCTTGGCTTTTTGCGCCTGCGCCTTCTTCTTGGCGGCTGCGGGCGCTTTCTTCGCGGGGCCTGTCGAATCGAGCGGAGCCGGAGCCTTGACCCCGGAGTTGTTGTAGGCGTCGTTGGCGAAGTCAGCGGACACCCCATTGCCCGACTGCGGCGGCCGCCCGATCGCCGCCGGCTTCCAATTTGCGCCGTTGCCTGAATTGACTGTGCCCACCGGGTACCTCCCTCCGACTCGAAACGCTGTCTACTGAAGACCTACCCGACCCTGTTGCTGAGTAAACCAACAGCCATTCGATCGAACCGTTCGATGCCACCTCGCCGCCCTCGGCCTCGACATTCGCGTCGGCATCGAGTTCAGTCGTCACGAGCACAGCGTCGTGGGCTTCGAGGTGGCGGAGGGCTGAGGTGCCCGGCGGGAACTGCAGGCGCCTGGCAAGGATTCCCCTGCTCCACGCGGGTACGAGCAGATCCCTGCCCTCGGACAGGGCACGACCATTGAGAGGGAGAATCCATGCGTCACGCCGTGTGTCAGGGCCTCGCGGGCGTTCTGGTCGTCACGTCGTTCTGCCTGGCGGAGCCAGCATGTGCCACGGCGAACATCGTTGCCGGGGGACCACCTGCAGGCGCCTGGCTGGCGGCTGCCGCCGGGCCGCCGGCCCAGCCTGAGCCGGAAGTTCACGCTCCGCCAGCCCAGCTGTTCGGCCGTGAGCCTGGCCCCCCTGGGGGGCCTCGACCGTCGCCTGGCGGGCCTGCGACCCTATTGCGAGGACGCCACCCTGCGTTCGCTCCATTCCCAGGCGGCGCGCCCGACGCCTGAGACGGCGGCCGTGAGCAGGATGCCCCAGCCAAGGTCGACAGGCACCAGCCCCGCAGGCCAGCCCTGAATCACGGCCCAGTTGGTCAGTTCGTAGGTGGCGTAGGCCACGAAGCCAAGCCAGGCGCCCCGGCCGGCGGCATTTTTCGGCGAATCGGCCGGGGCCACGGCCTGGGCCATGATCACGCCAATGTAGAAGAGGTAGAAGGCCGCGGCGGGAGCGAGCAGGGGCGGCTTGGCCATCAACGGGCCGAGCTGGGCCTGATAGAACGGCTGGGCGATCGCCCCGAGCCAGACCAGGTCCAGCCCGACCATCGCCAGCGCCACGACGCTGGTGGCCAGCAGAACCGTGCGAGCGGAGAGGGGGGATGACATCGCGTTCCTCCTGCTAGAGGGCCTGGGCCCTTTCGGGCGTTCTGAACCTTCCGGGCGGGCATCTGGAGTTCCTGGCCCTCCTGGGCAACCTGTACCCTCCGGGCCGACTTGGTTTGAAGGTGGAATCGCACACGCCCGCCTACTCGGTAACACGCAGGCTCGGCCGTGGTCAATTTTGGCGCCTCCCAGCCGTTCTGACGGCGGCTGACGCCGCGGGGCGCTCTGGCACCGGTCGCGACGGCCGCCGCCGCCGCAGGGCCTTGCCCTCCGCGTGCGCCAGGCCCCTGCGGCGAATCGTCTGCCGCGCTCGGGCTGCGGTAAACTGACAGTGCCCGGGGCTTCCGTTCGGTGCGTTGTCGTTGCTCTGGCGACGTCCACCTCGGCGCTCCCGTGCCCCGCCTGACGTGAGTGCCTGGGGATCGGACTGGCGGCCCTGCCTCGGCTCGATGAGCCCCTGAGCTTGAAGGAGCGGCCCATCCCGCCTGTCCCCGCGAACCAAGCTGAGCACCACCCACCACTGCGGGGGCCTGCCCGGGCGCCCCTGCTCGCCTTGGGGGCGCTGGTGGCCAGCATGGTCTCGCTGTGTGTCGGCTCCTCCTTTGCCAAGACCCTCTTCCCCGTGCTGGGGGCCGCGGGCACGACCGCCCTCCGCCTGGCCTTCGCGGCCGGCTTGATGCTGGCCATCGCCCGCCCCTGGCGCCGCCCGCCCGCCGCGCGAGACCTGCGCCTGCTGGCCTTCTATGGCTTGGTTCTGGGGGGCATGAACCTCTGCATCTACCAGGCGATCGCCCGCATTCCCTTTGCCGTCGCGATCGCGATCGAACTGGCGGGGCCCCTGACACTGGCGATCCTGGCGTCCCGCCGCCCGCGCGACCTGCTCTGGACGGGGCTGACCTTGCTGGGGCTGGCCCTGCTGTTGCCCTGGCAAATCGACGCCACCGCGCTCGACCCGCGCGGCATCGCCTTCGCCCTCGCCGCCGCCGCTTGCTGGGCCGCCTACATCGTGCTGGGGCAACGGTTGGGGCACCTGCCCTCGCTGCAAGCGACCGCCTTGGGCCTGCTGGCGGCAGCCCTGGTGGTCGTGCCCTGGGGCCTGCCGGCCTGGCAACCGATCCTGCAGATCCCGGCGTTATTGGGCTGGGGGTTGTTCGTGGCGGTCTTCTCCAGTGCCCTGCCCTACTCGCTGGAAATGGCCGTGCTGCCGCACCTGAGCAAGCCCGTGCTGGGCAGCTGGCTGAGCCTCGAACCGGTGATCGGGGCGCTGACTGCCTGGCTGATCCTGGGAGAGCACCTCAGTGCCTCCCAGGCCCTGGCGATCGCCTGCATCGTGATCGCCTGCGCCGGAAGTGCCCGCAGCCAGCCCCCACGCCCGCCTGCCGCTCAGTAGAAGATGCGCAGCGTCAGGCAGGCCAGCGTGCCCGTCAGCACGGGCCAGAACAGCACGCGAGGCAGCAGGTTCTCCCGGTACGCCACCCAGGCCGGGCGTTGCTCGGGCGGGCGACTCAAGAGCAGGGTGTTCAGGCAGACCAGCGCCAGCGCCACATAGAGCACCACGTAGAACTGCTCCAGGTAGACCAGGGTCTCGGTCTCGAACATCTCCCGCAGCTTGACCTGGGCCACCGCCAGCGAGAAGAACAAGCCGGACACCATGCCGAACACGCCCCAGTTACCGGGCGTCTTGCTCTGGTTCATCAGGGTGGCGAACAGCAGGATCGCGATCATCAGGATCGGGAACAGGTTGGCGAACACCGGCACGTACATGTCGTTGCGGAAGTTCATGATATAGGCCAGCTCGGGGTAACGCAGTTCTCCCGCGAACTTGGGGTCGCCAAAATTGGTGCCGAAGGCCAGCGACTTCAGGCCGAAGAAGCTCTCCTCCAGCGGCCGGGTCGTGACCAGATGGGTATCGACGCCGGGGCGCACCTGAGGGTCCATCAGCGGGTAAGCGTCCAGGTCCGGCACCAGCATCACCTGGCCCGTGAGTTCCTGCGGCCAGATGTGCAGGGCCAGCAGGATGTCATTCAACGGGTACGCTTCGAAGCGCTTGGGGCTGCGGATCACCTGGTCGAAGTCCCAGCCCACCACCTCATAGCCGTTGATGCGCTTGCGCATCACCTCGACCAGGCTGGCCGAGTTGCGAGAAATCGACTCGGGGAAACGCACGCCCCGCGGCACGGCATCATCCTCGCCGAGCTTGAAACGTTGCCAGATCGTGCCACCGAGCCGCACGTCCTGCTCGGAGTTGAACTCGACCGTGCGGACGTACAGCCCCGTGCGCACAAATCGTGGCTGCGGCTGACCCTCCGCCTGGGCCCGCTGCGAAAGCTTGGCCTGGTAGCGGGCCAGGGCATCGTGATCCAGGATCGGGTGCAGGGTTTCGTGCGGGGTGCCCTCGTGCCCCGCCACCTCGTGGCCCTCCGGGGCGTGGTGGTTGGCCTCGTGCGAGCCGCTGGCATTGGCGAGGGCGTGCAGCACGCGCTTGGGTTCCTCCTCGAGCGTCTCGAGCAGGGGCCCATGGCTCCAGACCACCGCGATCGTCGTGGCGAAGCCCAGCGCCAGCCCGCTGCTGGCCCGCCAGAGCGTGGGCTCATCCAGTTCGGGACGGCGCAGCGCCAGCAGCCCGAGCAAGGGCCCCAGGCAAAGCGCCATCAGAATCAGCAGGCGCCGTTTTTGCGGGGCTGTCGGCACCAGTTCTCCCTTGACCACGCTCAGGGCCACCACCAGGTCGCTCTCGGGCACGGCCTGGTAAGTGAGCCACGACGCTTGGCGGCTGAGGGGGCTGACGTACTCAAGCACGCCTTTCGGGTTGGCGCGGATCGCCTCGGCCAGCGCCTTGAGCCCTTCGTTGTCGGTGTCACGGGCGCGATCCACCAGCGTTTGCTTCTCCTCGGCCAGCGCGGCAATCGGGTGGCTCACGTAGCGCCCGTCGCGCGTGACGACGAAGGCATAGCCCCCGGCTCCCGGGTGCATGTCGCTCAGGGCGTGATGAAGGCCGACCACGCTCGGATGCGCGCTGGCGCCCTGCGGATGTTGGCTCGCCTCGGGCAGCAGGGCTTGCAGCTTGCCGGCGCCCTCGGCGGCCAGGGCCTCGCAGCGGGCCCGTTCGCGGGCGATACCGGAGGCGTCCGTGACCAGATAGGTCCAGCCCAGCGCCCCCTCGAGGGCCAGAAAGATCAGCAGCAAGGCTTGCAGTAAGCGCGCAGACCAGGTGTTCGACATCGAGAATCTCCTGCGGGTCAGGGCAACGGGGTCGGGCGCAGCAGGTAGTGGCTGACGAACCACTCCTGGCCGCCGTCATGGGCGAACAGTTCGGAGCAGGCCATAAAAAAGATTCGCCAGTAGGTCCACCAGCGCCGGGCCTCCGTGCCGTAGGTGGCCTGGAACAGCGGGGCGAGGACCGCGCGCTGGGTGTCCATGCGCCGCAGCCAGGCCTCACTGGTCTGGTGGTAATGGCGCCCGTTGACGGTCCACTGGTTCACGACCGTGAAGCGATGGGGGTAGTGGGTAAAGATGCCCGCGTGCGGCATCATGCCGCCCGAAAAAAAGTAACGCGCCATCCAGTCGCGCTCGCTGCGCGATTCGAACAGGTAGGGCGTCTGCCGGTGGGTGAAGATGTGGACGAACAGGCGCCCCTCTGGCCGCAGGCAGCGCTGCACCACCCCGAGCAGGGCATCGTAATTGCGCATGTGCTCGAACATCTCGACCGAGACCACCCGGTCGAACTGGCGCACGGTCTGGAAGGCATTGATGTCGCAGGTTTCAACTTCCAGGTTGGTCAGGCCGCGCCGCTCCGCCTCGGCCAGGATGAATTCCCTTTGGGTGCGGGAGTTCGAAATCGACAGAATGCGACTGCGCGGGTAGTGCTCGGCCATGTACAGCGACAGCGAGCCCCAGCCGCAGCCCAGCTCCAGCACGTCCTGCCCGTCCGCCAGTTCCGCCCGCGCACAGCTGAGCGCCAGCATGGCGCGTTCGGATTCCGCCAGCCCCGCGAGCAGGTCGGTTTCGGGCTGTTCCCACCAACCGCTGCTGTACTTGAGGTGCGGCCCCAGCACGGCTTGGAAGAAGGCGGTGGGCAACTCGTAATGCTGTGCGTTGGCGGCTGCGGTTTGAACGGCGATCGCCTGACCGCTCAGGCCGCTGACGAAGTCGCTCACGTAGCGTTCGGTGGCCTCGCCCCGGTCGATCGGCAGGACGGCCAGGTGGTCCCGCAACAGCTTGCGGATGCCCCAGCGGATGACGGGGTCGGGCACCAGGCCCGTGGATAAGACGGTGTCCAGCAGCAACGGGGTCTCCTTCAGGCAGGCATCGGGCCCCACATCTTAGCAGGGCGGCCCGGCCGGCGGGGGCCTTTTGGCTCGGGGTTCACGGGCTGTTCAGCCACAACGGCGAACCGGCCGCGCCCCAGCCAGGCGGAACGCGTCATTCGTCGGAAGCCGTTGCGCGCGGTGGCCAAGGGAAAAAGGCCGAGGTTTCACGCGCGTAGGCCTCGTAGGCGGCCCCACGTGAGCGTCGCATGTGGGCCTCGGTGGCGGCAATGCCCGTCACGTTCTGCAGAAAGTGCCACATCATGGCGGGGCTCAGCCAGGCCGCGAGCCCCAGCGGCGAGGGGCTGGCCGCGAGCGCGAAGCCGCACCAGACTAGCCATTCGCCGAAGTAGTTGGGATGCCGGGAGTAACGCCACAGGCCCACCCGACAGATCTGGCCCCGGTGGGCGGGGTCGGCTTTGAAGCGCGTCAGCTGACGGTCGGCCAGGCCCTCCAGCAGGATGCCCAGACCGGCCAAGGCCAGGCCCACCGCGATCAGGGGGGAGAGCACCGGAGAAGGGTCCCAGGCGGCCAGCGCGAAGGGCAGCGCCAGCAAGCCGGCCACGGTGCCCTGCAGGGCGAAGGTTCCTAGGGCATACGCGTCTTGCCGCGCGGCCGGTTGGCCCTCACGCATGGCGGTGTAGCGCGGGTCTTCGACATGCGGTTCGAAGCGTTGCACCAGGTGCCACGTCAGCCGCAGCGCATACAGGCCCGCCGCGCCGCCCAGCAGCCCAGCCCGTAGCGGGTTACCGCCAGCCAGCGCGCCCCAGACGCTCAGGCTCACCGCCGCAACGCCCACGCCGGCGGCCCAAGCCAGGTCGACCACGCTGAGGTTGTTCCAGCGCCGGTAAGGGAACCACATGGTGCACATGGCCACCGCCAGCAGGCACGTCACCGTCAACCAGGCCATCCACATGGCATCGTCCTCCCCGTTTCAGCGACTCACGCGCGGTCGCGACCTGCTCCGGCGTTCAGTATCCCACACCCACGGGCGTGGGGCGCTCGGACCTGCGGTTGTTCCGTCGGGTCGAGCGCACAGATGAGGGGCGATGACGTCAGGGGAGTCGGACAGCCGGCATGTAGCCAAACTGCGTCAGGATGCGCTGGGCGGCGGGTTGCCCGAGAAAGCGCACCCAGCGGGTGGCCAGGGCGGCCGGGCCCGGAGCGGTCACCACGGCCACGTGCTGCACCGGCCGGTGCCAGCCCGGGGGCACCGCCCAGCTCGCGCCGTCGCGCAGCCCCGGCGCGCGGACAAGGGCGCGGGCGATCAGGGCACAGTCGGCCCCACCGGAGGCTGCGAACTGGCCGGCCTGGGCCACGTTCTCGGCCCGGATCAGCCGGGGCCCGAGCAGGCCGAAGAGCTGTGCGTGTTGCAGCGCCTCCACGGCGGCCCGGCCGTAGGGGGCGTGCTGCGGGTGGGCGATCGCCAGACGCAGGCTCGGGTCCTGCGCCAAAGCGCGCAGGCCGAGCGGCGCCAGGGGCGCCCGGGCCCGGGGAAACCACAGCACCAGTTGCCCCGTCGCGAACGCGGTGCGGGTGCCCGCTTGCCCGTGCCCGCTGCGGAGCAGCTGGTCCACCCGCTGGGCGTCCGCGGACAGGAACACGTCGAAGGGAGCCCCTTGCGCCAGCTGGGTCGCGAGCTTGCCGCTGGCGCCAAAGCTCACCTGGACCTGGGGAGCGAGGGCCGGATCGAAGGCGCGCAGCAAGGCCGGCAAGGCCTCTCGCAGGTCGGAGGCTGCCGCAATGCGCAGGCGTGGCGAGGCACTGGCCGGGGCCGCCAGGCTGAGGGTGAGACCGAGCCAGGCCCCCAGGCTGAGCAGGACCCGCCCGCCGACCCTGGCCCCGGACGCACCAGTGCGTCGGGGCGGGCCCGGTCGTTTCCCGCCGCCGGAAGCCTTGCTGTGCTTGGGCGGGTGGCTCATCGGCCCAAACTTTCCCCCGGCATTGAGCCCCTCTGGGACCAGGCGATGCCGAGCAGCACCAGATACGAGAACAGGAGCAGCCCGAGGGCGAGCCCGTGGACCAGGTCGAAGCGCAGGGCTTCGGTCAGGTCATACAGGGCGATCGCGATCGTCTGAGTCTCGCCGGGAATGTTGCCGCCCACCATCAGGGCCACGCCGAATTCCCCCAGCGTGTGCGCGAAACAGAGCGCCGCGCCGCCGGCGATTCCGCTGCCGCCGAGCGGCCAGGCCACGTGGCGAAAGACCTGCCAGGGGCTCGCGCCGGCGTTCTCTGCAGCCTCCACCAGTTCCGGGTCGATGCGACTGAAACCGGCCAGCATCGGCTGGAGGGCAAACGGCAGACTGAACAGCAGCGAGGCCAGCCAGAGGCCGGCAAAGCTGAAGGCCAGCGGTTGAGCGAACAGAACCTGCCAGGCCTGGCCCAACGGGCCGCGCTGGCCCATGGCCAGAAGCATATAGAAGCCCAGCACCGTCGGCGGCAGCACCAGCGGCAAGGCCAGCAGGGCTTCCACGAAGGGCTTCGTGCGGCCCCGCCAGCGGGCCAGGCGCCAGGCCAGCGGCGCACCGAGACCCACCAGGACGGCGGTCGTGAGGCTTGCGAGCTTCAGCGTGAGCCAGAGGGCGTCGAGGGGCACGGCGGAACCCATTCCTGAGGATGCCGACCATCAGAACACGCCGGCCTGCGTTTGAGCCAATGATAACCCGCTCTTTACTTTGTCTGAAGCAACCCCCCGCCTCGAGGCGGCGACAAGCCTTCCTTGGGATCCAGATGAACCGCCGCCTACGGTGGGGACGTCAACGACCGGCGCGGCGCGGCTTGTGCCTGGAGCGGGTCGACCAGCTGTCTTCGCCCCGCACGATCCATTTGAAAGGATTGCGTTCCATGCCGACCATCGCCGCTCCCGCCAAGCTCCAAGCCCTTCTGGGCGCTCAGGCCGAGGGCCTGATCCGCCGCTTTGATCGCGACGGCGATCGCCGCATCAGCGTGGCCGAAGCCAAGCAACCCGTGCGTGTCCCTTGCGAGGAGACCGGCAACCCCTGTGTGACCGCCTGCGACTGGACCGACTTCACCTGCACGGCGGCGATCGCCGAGGGGGCGCTGCGCCGCGCAGACCGCAACGGCGACGGGCTGTCCGCCGATGAGATGCTGCTGGCTGCCCTGGAGGGCGGTGACCGCAACCGGAACGGTCAGCTGTCCTGGGTCGAGCGCTGGCTAGGAGACATGTCCTCGGTGGAGCAGCTGTTCCAGGTCCACCAGCGCGATCGCCGTGCCGCCGGCGGCCCCTGCGTCGCCCGCTAACGACCGTCGCACACACGGCAGTGCAATAGCAGAACGCCCTACCGGCCAAGCGGTAGGGCGTTCTACAGGTACCCCCAACGGGATTCGAACCCGTGTTACCACCTTGAGAGGGTGGTGTCCTAGGCCTCTAGACCATGGGGGCATTAAGGACTGTTTAATCTTATCACAGGTGAGAACACTTGCCCAGTGACTGACGCCCTGAAGTGGCCGGACGTGGGCGCGGGGCAGGCTGTGTTGCCCCTATCAAAAACTGAGCGGTTGGCATCGACGTCGCTTAGTCCCCCCACTCGCCCGTCTCCAGCGCCCGGATGCGCGCCTCGCGCGGCGGATGACTCGCAAACAGTCGGAGCCAGGCCTCTGGGGCGTGGATCCCGGCCGCCGCGAAGCTGCGCGGCAAGGCGGCGGCGCGCAGGCTTCCCAGGCGCTGCAGCGCGGCGATCATGGCGCGCGGACTGCCCA is a window of Candidatus Sericytochromatia bacterium DNA encoding:
- a CDS encoding Fic family protein, which produces MPPDAPYRPPLTLTPALLTRVAEIAEALGRWSARQERTLSPLLRRENRIHTIHASLAIEQNSLSLEQVSAILDGKPVLGPARDIQEVRNAITAYEALQGWSPAEPSHLLEAHGLLMAGLIDRPGQFRSGGVGIYRGEQLVHMAPPAKRVPALVADLLGWLAGTDWHPLIAGCVVHYELEFIHPFPDGNGRLGRLWQTLILSRWNPLLAWLPIEEVIRARQEGYYDTLGQADQQGELGPFVAFMLAAILDALLEAIRQQPPAAAPGSEISSEIGSEILRLLAAEPTLSARLLGERLGISSRAVEKHLASLQRLGRLIRHGSPRAGRWEVR
- a CDS encoding tetratricopeptide repeat protein, with the translated sequence MTNCDDHGLPLSTRSETAAERYRAGLLLMLSAWPGGGEELERAIAADPGFALAWAALARLRTIQARPAEAKAAIASAVDLVARHGTERERSHVAVLDAAIAGRTPQARDLALAHADRWPRDVLVLGMLLGPFGLLAFSGMAGHNQALVDLCARHAGHFDADDWWFLTYHGWALAENGEARRGRSMLERALAVRRENASGVHALAHAMHEGGAGEDVVSLVDSWLPGYGREGVLHGHLTWHAALVALERDDVPTALRLYEARVRPTATLGMPINVISDGASFLWRLGAYGHDVPAALWQELHAYAVAKYPEAVGHGFIDAHMAIIEAFTRDREALERRARTLAEMAAAGTLAAGPVVPAIARAAQAFAEGAYGECARVLEPVAGDVSRIGGSGAQREMLEEMLLLAYMRGGEAGKARALLDRRLHRRPSPRDARWRGQLVG
- a CDS encoding DUF2177 family protein, whose product is MSSPLSARTVLLATSVVALAMVGLDLVWLGAIAQPFYQAQLGPLMAKPPLLAPAAAFYLFYIGVIMAQAVAPADSPKNAAGRGAWLGFVAYATYELTNWAVIQGWPAGLVPVDLGWGILLTAAVSGVGRAAWEWSERRVASSQ
- a CDS encoding EamA family transporter — protein: MKERPIPPVPANQAEHHPPLRGPARAPLLALGALVASMVSLCVGSSFAKTLFPVLGAAGTTALRLAFAAGLMLAIARPWRRPPAARDLRLLAFYGLVLGGMNLCIYQAIARIPFAVAIAIELAGPLTLAILASRRPRDLLWTGLTLLGLALLLPWQIDATALDPRGIAFALAAAACWAAYIVLGQRLGHLPSLQATALGLLAAALVVVPWGLPAWQPILQIPALLGWGLFVAVFSSALPYSLEMAVLPHLSKPVLGSWLSLEPVIGALTAWLILGEHLSASQALAIACIVIACAGSARSQPPRPPAAQ
- a CDS encoding cyclopropane-fatty-acyl-phospholipid synthase family protein, which encodes MLLDTVLSTGLVPDPVIRWGIRKLLRDHLAVLPIDRGEATERYVSDFVSGLSGQAIAVQTAAANAQHYELPTAFFQAVLGPHLKYSSGWWEQPETDLLAGLAESERAMLALSCARAELADGQDVLELGCGWGSLSLYMAEHYPRSRILSISNSRTQREFILAEAERRGLTNLEVETCDINAFQTVRQFDRVVSVEMFEHMRNYDALLGVVQRCLRPEGRLFVHIFTHRQTPYLFESRSERDWMARYFFSGGMMPHAGIFTHYPHRFTVVNQWTVNGRHYHQTSEAWLRRMDTQRAVLAPLFQATYGTEARRWWTYWRIFFMACSELFAHDGGQEWFVSHYLLRPTPLP
- a CDS encoding DUF1295 domain-containing protein — protein: MWMAWLTVTCLLAVAMCTMWFPYRRWNNLSVVDLAWAAGVGVAAVSLSVWGALAGGNPLRAGLLGGAAGLYALRLTWHLVQRFEPHVEDPRYTAMREGQPAARQDAYALGTFALQGTVAGLLALPFALAAWDPSPVLSPLIAVGLALAGLGILLEGLADRQLTRFKADPAHRGQICRVGLWRYSRHPNYFGEWLVWCGFALAASPSPLGLAAWLSPAMMWHFLQNVTGIAATEAHMRRSRGAAYEAYARETSAFFPWPPRATASDE
- the modA gene encoding molybdate ABC transporter substrate-binding protein, yielding MSHPPKHSKASGGGKRPGPPRRTGASGARVGGRVLLSLGAWLGLTLSLAAPASASPRLRIAAASDLREALPALLRAFDPALAPQVQVSFGASGKLATQLAQGAPFDVFLSADAQRVDQLLRSGHGQAGTRTAFATGQLVLWFPRARAPLAPLGLRALAQDPSLRLAIAHPQHAPYGRAAVEALQHAQLFGLLGPRLIRAENVAQAGQFAASGGADCALIARALVRAPGLRDGASWAVPPGWHRPVQHVAVVTAPGPAALATRWVRFLGQPAAQRILTQFGYMPAVRLP
- the modB gene encoding molybdate ABC transporter permease subunit; this translates as MPLDALWLTLKLASLTTAVLVGLGAPLAWRLARWRGRTKPFVEALLALPLVLPPTVLGFYMLLAMGQRGPLGQAWQVLFAQPLAFSFAGLWLASLLFSLPFALQPMLAGFSRIDPELVEAAENAGASPWQVFRHVAWPLGGSGIAGGAALCFAHTLGEFGVALMVGGNIPGETQTIAIALYDLTEALRFDLVHGLALGLLLFSYLVLLGIAWSQRGSMPGESLGR